GCGTGGAATGGTGCATACGTGTCGGCAACATGGCGGTCCGGCCTCGCTTCTGCGATTTCATTCGAGACGCAACGAGAGACGCAACGAAAAGTGGGTTCGCAGGAATAGAGCGGTTCCACAAACTTGAGGAATGGTTGCGAAGAAGCAATGGGATTTATCAAGGACAAGGCGCCGGATCGACAACTGAAGTTGAGGGGGTGATAACACGCAGGTGCGGTTCTTTCGCTGGCTGGGCAAAAACATGGAATGACCTGTGGGGTTCGGCTGCTCGTGTCTATGACAAAGGCAGTCAGGATGGAGGTCTTCAGGCCGCTGACATCATCGCGGCCCAAGGCATATTGCGTTCTTCCTGCTTTGGTCGCGCTCAGTTGTTTCAGGAAAGACTCGCAAAGATTCCCATGAGCAGATACTGGTATGGAGCCAAGATTCGAAGTATCCCGCTTATAGGGCACGTGTGGGCGAGATACAGGGCGAGCGTGAAAAGGTAGCGATATCTTCTGAGGTGAAAGTAGCGTCGATCAGGCGATAAAGTTATCTGTGTCTCATGATTCCAATCATCCTTTTCGCATATAATCGGCCCGACCATCTGCGTCGGACGTTAGATTGCCTGCGAGAGAATCGTGTCCCGCTGATCTACGCCTTTAGCGATGGCCCATGCACGCCGGACAAAGCGGCAGCCGTGGCCCAAGTGCGGGATATGCTTCGGGCTATCGACTGGTGTGATGTGGTGCTTTGCGAACGGGAATTGAATCTCGGACTGGGACGCTCAATTCTTGCCGGTGTTACAGAGGTGTTG
Above is a window of bacterium DNA encoding:
- a CDS encoding sugar transferase, translated to MIPIILFAYNRPDHLRRTLDCLRENRVPLIYAFSDGPCTPDKAAAVAQVRDMLRAIDWCDVVLCERELNLGLGRSILAGVTEVL